In Flavobacterium sp. N3904, one DNA window encodes the following:
- a CDS encoding T9SS-dependent M36 family metallopeptidase: MKKITLFILYLVPIFAFSQTNEEIIQKYLNKNTAKLELTSNDTKDWIIESEGSSTSSKITNCYVLQRYQGIEIYRAVSNFAIKDGQVIDVEKKFVANVSKKVNAITPTLSAIQALAKAYQQLKITASAPFTILETKSQYKVLISNGLTKGLPVSANLVYHSTKENTLVLAWDFTITTTAPKHKWSIRVDALTGKILEKKDRILSCNFDKKQQFPAVSADLLLDPSPLTYKQLYTKKVTLASEGTYNVVPFNYESPNHSARKLISNPSNATASPFGWHDTNGVLGAEYTITRGNNVWAQDDMDGDDDTVGTSPNGGTSLVFDFPYLGTNASASSSIDAANTNLFYMNNIMHDVWYQYGFNEANGNFQKNNYGKGGTGQDFVYADAQDGSELTVQSINNANFSSGIDGENGRMQMFLWNYGPEIKPLIITSPSSLAGSYVARQNGFDPGHVDLPIIPSFLQSDLVLYVNATNVADEGCFAPANAAALNGKIVILRRGGCNFTVKVKFAQDAGANAVIVVNNKEGEITMSGADATITIPAISVTQELGESLITQMQTQAVNVKLQLAANPFVNSDGDFDNGIIAHEYGHGISTRLAGGRNNSSCLDNTDQMGEGWSDWIALMMQLKPGDIGTTKKGIGTFVSSQAVDGAGIRDYPYSTDKTINPLTYADTNNFQYTDDEGVELTEEHGIGTVWASILWDLSWAYINKYGYDDNKYSGKGGNNKIMRIVLDGIKLQPCSPTFVSGRNAIIAADQAITGGKDYCMIWEVFAARGVGKNASAGDKNIGNDQVEDFTMPAAGANCVLAVQDFESKNVMSTFPNPSTGLITIQINQYVGKANIKINDITGREMLSIENTDFNGKKSIDLSTLSKGIYILSVKGEGLNYVEKIIIN; this comes from the coding sequence ATGAAAAAAATTACTTTATTTATTCTTTATTTAGTACCCATATTTGCCTTTTCTCAAACCAATGAAGAAATTATTCAAAAATATCTAAATAAAAACACAGCAAAATTAGAGTTAACCAGCAATGATACAAAAGATTGGATTATTGAAAGTGAGGGCTCGTCTACAAGTTCAAAAATAACAAATTGTTATGTTTTGCAAAGATATCAAGGCATTGAAATCTATAGAGCAGTTTCAAATTTTGCGATAAAAGACGGACAAGTAATCGATGTTGAAAAAAAGTTTGTCGCCAATGTGTCTAAAAAAGTAAATGCAATAACTCCAACCCTTTCTGCGATTCAAGCTTTGGCAAAAGCCTATCAACAATTGAAAATTACTGCATCGGCTCCTTTTACTATTTTGGAAACAAAAAGCCAGTACAAAGTTTTAATTAGTAATGGTTTAACGAAAGGTTTGCCTGTTTCTGCCAATTTAGTTTACCATTCCACAAAAGAGAATACATTAGTTTTAGCTTGGGATTTTACTATAACTACAACTGCTCCAAAACACAAATGGAGTATTCGAGTTGATGCCCTTACAGGGAAAATTTTAGAAAAAAAGGATCGTATTTTATCTTGTAATTTTGATAAAAAACAGCAATTTCCAGCTGTTAGTGCTGATTTATTATTAGACCCAAGTCCTTTAACTTACAAACAATTATATACTAAAAAAGTAACTTTAGCTTCGGAAGGAACCTATAATGTTGTTCCTTTTAATTATGAAAGCCCCAACCATAGTGCAAGAAAATTAATTTCAAATCCATCAAATGCGACTGCATCTCCTTTTGGCTGGCACGATACCAATGGTGTTTTGGGTGCTGAATATACCATAACCAGAGGAAATAATGTTTGGGCTCAAGACGATATGGATGGAGATGATGATACCGTGGGGACTAGTCCAAACGGAGGTACTTCACTAGTTTTTGATTTTCCGTATTTGGGGACAAATGCATCTGCATCTAGTTCTATAGATGCAGCAAATACCAATTTATTTTACATGAATAATATCATGCATGATGTTTGGTATCAATATGGATTTAACGAAGCAAACGGGAATTTCCAAAAAAATAATTATGGTAAAGGCGGAACTGGACAAGATTTTGTCTATGCAGATGCACAAGACGGATCAGAGCTTACGGTGCAAAGCATAAACAATGCTAACTTTTCATCAGGAATTGATGGTGAGAATGGCAGAATGCAAATGTTTCTTTGGAATTATGGACCAGAAATCAAACCGTTAATTATTACATCTCCTTCTTCTTTAGCTGGGAGTTATGTAGCAAGACAAAATGGGTTTGATCCAGGGCATGTAGATTTGCCAATTATTCCTTCTTTTTTACAATCGGATTTGGTTTTATACGTAAACGCCACTAATGTGGCAGATGAAGGTTGTTTTGCACCAGCAAACGCAGCTGCTTTAAACGGAAAAATTGTTATTCTTAGAAGGGGAGGTTGTAATTTTACTGTGAAAGTTAAATTCGCTCAAGATGCAGGGGCAAATGCTGTAATTGTGGTGAATAATAAAGAAGGCGAAATTACGATGTCAGGTGCTGATGCAACGATTACAATTCCTGCAATAAGCGTAACCCAAGAACTGGGAGAATCCTTAATTACTCAAATGCAAACTCAAGCAGTTAATGTAAAATTACAATTGGCGGCAAATCCTTTTGTAAATTCTGATGGGGATTTTGATAACGGAATTATTGCTCATGAGTATGGGCATGGAATTTCTACTCGTTTAGCCGGTGGTCGAAACAATTCAAGTTGTTTGGACAACACGGATCAAATGGGAGAAGGATGGTCGGATTGGATTGCTTTGATGATGCAATTAAAACCTGGAGATATAGGTACTACCAAAAAAGGAATTGGAACTTTTGTGTCCAGTCAAGCTGTTGATGGAGCCGGAATACGAGATTATCCCTATTCTACAGATAAAACAATTAATCCTTTAACTTATGCTGACACAAATAATTTTCAATACACAGATGACGAAGGCGTTGAACTAACAGAAGAACATGGAATAGGTACTGTTTGGGCTAGTATTTTATGGGATTTGTCATGGGCTTATATTAATAAATACGGCTATGACGACAATAAATATTCAGGCAAAGGTGGAAATAATAAAATTATGCGGATAGTACTTGATGGTATTAAATTACAACCATGTAGCCCTACTTTCGTGAGTGGAAGAAATGCGATAATAGCAGCTGATCAGGCAATAACTGGAGGAAAGGATTATTGTATGATATGGGAGGTTTTTGCAGCTAGAGGAGTAGGTAAAAATGCTTCTGCTGGAGACAAAAATATAGGAAATGATCAAGTTGAAGATTTCACAATGCCTGCAGCAGGGGCAAATTGTGTGCTGGCTGTACAGGATTTTGAAAGTAAAAATGTGATGAGTACTTTTCCAAATCCATCAACTGGACTTATAACTATTCAGATAAATCAATATGTAGGCAAAGCAAATATTAAAATCAATGACATTACCGGCAGGGAGATGCTCTCTATTGAGAATACAGATTTCAACGGTAAAAAGAGTATTGATTTAAGTACTCTTTCAAAAGGAATATACATCCTAAGTGTAAAAGGTGAAGGTTTAAATTATGTAGAAAAAATAATTATAAACTAG
- the dgt gene encoding dGTP triphosphohydrolase, whose translation MNWEQLLSLKRQGDTGKRLRIEQDETRLGFEVDYDRIIFSSAFRSLQDKTQVIPLSKTDFVHTRLTHSLEVSVVGRSLGRLVGKKILEKYPYLQEVHGYQMNDFGAIVAAASLAHDIGNPPFGHSGEKAIGEYFSIGNGLKYKEQLSAKEWQDLVDFEGNANGFSVLNSSRPGVEGGIRLSYATLGAFMKYPKESLPKKPTQNIADKKYGFFQTDKAFFQEVALDMGMIANKTGKDIGFERHPLAYLVEAADDICYTIIDFEDGINLGLVSEDFALEYLIKLVKDSIDTSKYKTLETKEDRISYLRALAIGSLINDAVKVFIENEEAIMQGKFPFALTDKSKYKAQMDDIIKISVKNIYQSREVVEKEIVGYQIIQTLLDKFITAFNNKYEGKTSNYDGLILKMLPEKHHLEKENLYERLLHICHFVSMLTDGNALLFYKTITAGKS comes from the coding sequence ATGAACTGGGAACAATTATTATCACTAAAAAGACAAGGAGATACAGGTAAAAGATTAAGAATCGAGCAAGACGAAACCCGTTTGGGATTCGAAGTCGATTATGATCGAATCATATTCTCTTCCGCTTTTAGAAGTTTGCAGGACAAAACACAGGTGATTCCGCTTTCCAAAACCGATTTTGTGCATACCCGCTTAACACACAGTTTGGAAGTTTCGGTTGTGGGACGCTCATTAGGACGATTGGTTGGAAAAAAAATATTGGAAAAATATCCGTATTTGCAGGAAGTGCACGGCTATCAAATGAATGATTTTGGTGCTATTGTAGCCGCCGCATCCTTGGCGCATGATATTGGCAACCCTCCTTTTGGACATTCGGGGGAAAAAGCCATAGGGGAGTATTTTTCGATAGGAAATGGTTTAAAATATAAAGAGCAATTATCAGCAAAAGAATGGCAGGATTTGGTAGATTTTGAAGGGAATGCCAATGGATTTTCGGTTTTGAACAGTTCGCGTCCGGGTGTTGAAGGTGGAATTAGGCTTTCCTACGCCACTCTTGGTGCTTTTATGAAATACCCAAAAGAAAGTTTACCCAAGAAGCCTACCCAAAATATTGCCGACAAAAAATATGGTTTTTTTCAAACTGATAAAGCTTTCTTTCAGGAAGTAGCTTTAGATATGGGGATGATTGCGAATAAAACCGGAAAAGACATTGGTTTTGAAAGACATCCATTGGCTTACTTAGTTGAAGCAGCCGATGATATTTGTTACACTATAATTGATTTCGAGGATGGAATCAATTTAGGTTTGGTCTCCGAAGATTTTGCTTTGGAGTATTTAATCAAATTGGTCAAAGACAGCATTGACACTTCTAAATACAAGACTTTAGAAACCAAAGAAGATCGAATCAGTTATTTGAGAGCATTAGCGATTGGAAGTTTAATCAATGATGCCGTAAAAGTTTTTATTGAAAACGAAGAAGCTATTATGCAAGGAAAATTTCCATTTGCATTGACGGATAAGAGTAAATACAAGGCGCAAATGGACGATATAATTAAGATTAGCGTCAAAAATATCTATCAAAGTCGTGAAGTGGTGGAGAAGGAAATAGTTGGTTATCAAATTATTCAAACGTTATTGGATAAATTTATCACTGCTTTTAATAATAAATACGAAGGAAAAACTTCCAATTACGACGGGCTAATACTAAAGATGCTGCCTGAAAAGCATCATTTAGAAAAGGAAAATCTATATGAAAGACTACTTCATATCTGTCATTTCGTTTCGATGCTCACAGATGGGAATGCTTTATTGTTTTATAAGACAATAACAGCAGGAAAAAGTTAA
- a CDS encoding RDD family protein, whose translation MENKKFTVTDDLLASRGQRFLNLILDLACEYVIWISVGATIAIFADVANSAILKTWIGTMGILEKGLSFAIIAGFYYYLTELYFSRSLAKFLTQTYVIMKDGSKPKYKSILKRTLCRFIPFEVFSFLGGEAGGWHDSMSETYVVKKHQFEKQKRIIILP comes from the coding sequence ATGGAAAATAAAAAATTTACAGTTACCGATGATTTATTAGCTTCTAGAGGACAGCGTTTCTTAAACTTAATACTAGATTTAGCGTGTGAATATGTGATTTGGATCAGTGTTGGAGCAACAATCGCCATATTTGCCGATGTTGCCAACAGCGCCATCCTGAAGACTTGGATTGGCACTATGGGAATATTAGAAAAAGGGCTTTCTTTTGCTATCATTGCAGGATTTTACTATTATTTAACCGAGCTGTATTTCTCTCGTTCTCTTGCTAAATTCTTGACCCAAACCTATGTGATAATGAAAGATGGTTCAAAGCCCAAATACAAAAGCATCTTAAAACGTACACTTTGTCGATTTATTCCGTTTGAAGTTTTTTCTTTTTTAGGAGGCGAGGCAGGAGGATGGCATGATTCTATGTCAGAAACCTATGTGGTTAAAAAACACCAGTTTGAAAAGCAAAAGAGAATTATTATTTTGCCTTGA
- a CDS encoding AAA family ATPase yields MSLLYFTDRSIVQLEDVVFNDAVSEQINQFLKEYQFRQVLEQYELPVVNKILLHGKTGCGKTMTAKAIARKLEKKLIIVNLSRIVSSKLGETSKNIEGLFKEVQYESSVLFFDEFDSLGQIRDYDNKDSTEMKRVVNSIIQLIDNFPNRSVLIAATNQIQMIDEALVRRFEMQLEFTAPSREVLDSYYTKLLSKFPLEFQEMNRVYDITFAEAKNHLLKEVKNNIIQAEIKKQKTLDPNKL; encoded by the coding sequence TTGAGTTTATTATATTTTACAGACCGAAGCATCGTTCAACTTGAAGATGTAGTATTCAATGACGCTGTTTCCGAGCAAATCAATCAATTCTTGAAGGAATATCAGTTTCGTCAAGTTTTGGAGCAATACGAGTTGCCTGTGGTCAATAAAATATTGTTGCACGGCAAAACAGGTTGTGGCAAAACAATGACTGCCAAAGCAATTGCCCGAAAACTGGAAAAAAAACTAATCATTGTCAATCTCTCCCGGATTGTTTCTTCCAAATTAGGGGAAACCTCCAAGAATATCGAAGGATTGTTCAAAGAAGTGCAATACGAAAGTTCGGTTTTATTCTTCGATGAATTTGATTCCTTGGGTCAAATTCGGGATTACGACAACAAAGACAGTACGGAGATGAAACGAGTAGTGAACTCGATTATTCAATTGATAGATAATTTCCCCAATCGTTCCGTATTAATAGCTGCAACCAATCAAATCCAAATGATAGACGAGGCTTTGGTGCGCCGTTTCGAAATGCAATTGGAATTTACGGCGCCTTCCAGAGAAGTTCTAGATAGTTATTACACAAAACTTCTTTCTAAATTTCCGTTGGAATTTCAAGAAATGAATCGTGTTTATGACATTACTTTTGCAGAAGCGAAAAATCATTTGCTCAAAGAAGTGAAAAATAATATCATCCAGGCGGAGATAAAAAAACAAAAGACTTTAGACCCAAACAAATTGTAG
- a CDS encoding addiction module protein — protein MMKISKDIKKELDIRIKDLEEGKSKLYTWDEVKKHLKTIRK, from the coding sequence ATGATGAAAATTTCTAAAGACATAAAGAAAGAATTAGATATTCGAATTAAGGATTTAGAAGAAGGCAAATCCAAGTTGTACACTTGGGATGAGGTAAAAAAACATTTAAAGACCATCAGAAAGTAA
- a CDS encoding ribonucleoside-diphosphate reductase subunit alpha produces the protein MFVVKRDGHKEPVMFDKITERIKKLCYGLNELVDPVKVAMRVIEGLYDGVSTSELDNLAAETAASMTIAHPDYAQLAARIAISNLHSNTKKSFSETMNEMFHYINPRTNQDSPLLAEEVHKVIMENAEFLDSHIIYNRDFNYDYFGFKTLERSYLLKINGKIVERPQHMLMRVSVGIHLGDLESVLETYDLMSKKFFTHATPTLFNAGTPKPQMSSCFLLAMQDDSIDGIYDTLKQTAKISQSAGGVGLSIHNVRATGSYIRGTNGTSNGIVPMLRVFNDTARYVDQGGGKRKGSFAIYIETWHADIFDFLDLKKNTGKEEMRARDLFFAMWTSDLFMKRVQEDSTWTLMCPNECPGLYDVYGEEFEALYTDYEFRGKGRKTIKARELWEKILESQIETGTPYMLYKDAANRKSNQKNLGTIRSSNLCTEIMEFTSSDEVAVCNLASISLPMFVDNGKFNHQLLYDVTKRVTRNLNRVIDRNYYPVKEAENSNMRHRPIGLGVQGLADAFIMLRLPFTSDEAKTLNQEIFETLYFAACTASMEMAIEEGPYSTFKGSPMSNGEFQHNLWGMKDEELSGRWDWASLRKEVVKNGVRNSLLVAPMPTASTSQILGNNEAFEPYTSNIYTRRVLSGEFIVVNKHLLHDLVKLGLWNDDLKQEIMRHNGSVQNIDIIPQDLKELYKTVWEMSMKDIIDMSRQRGYFVDQSQSLNLFMQDANYSKLTSMHFYAWQSGLKTGMYYLRTKAAVDAIKFTLNNDKKQEEIPVTEAIDVEDFKAMLLKAQAADPEDCEMCGS, from the coding sequence ATGTTTGTAGTAAAAAGAGACGGCCACAAGGAACCTGTAATGTTTGATAAAATTACGGAGAGAATCAAAAAATTATGTTACGGCTTGAACGAATTGGTAGACCCGGTTAAAGTTGCTATGCGAGTTATTGAAGGGTTGTACGATGGGGTTTCTACATCAGAACTTGATAATCTTGCTGCTGAAACTGCTGCTTCTATGACCATCGCTCATCCGGATTATGCACAATTGGCTGCTCGTATTGCCATTTCAAATCTACATTCAAACACCAAAAAATCATTCTCGGAAACGATGAATGAAATGTTTCATTACATCAATCCAAGAACCAATCAAGATTCACCTTTATTGGCCGAAGAGGTTCATAAAGTGATTATGGAAAATGCTGAATTTTTGGATTCACATATCATTTATAATAGAGATTTTAATTACGATTATTTTGGTTTTAAAACACTAGAACGCTCGTATTTATTAAAAATAAACGGAAAAATCGTAGAGCGTCCACAACACATGCTGATGCGTGTTTCTGTTGGGATACACCTTGGAGATTTAGAGTCGGTATTGGAGACTTACGACTTAATGTCCAAAAAGTTCTTTACCCATGCAACACCAACTTTATTCAACGCAGGTACGCCAAAACCTCAAATGTCATCTTGTTTTCTTTTGGCAATGCAGGATGACAGTATTGATGGTATTTACGATACTTTAAAACAAACGGCAAAAATCTCGCAATCAGCTGGTGGAGTTGGACTTTCTATTCATAATGTTCGTGCAACTGGGTCTTATATTCGTGGTACAAATGGTACTTCAAACGGAATTGTACCAATGTTGAGAGTGTTTAATGATACCGCTCGTTATGTAGATCAAGGTGGTGGAAAACGAAAAGGAAGCTTTGCTATCTATATCGAAACTTGGCATGCTGATATCTTTGATTTCTTAGACTTGAAAAAGAATACCGGTAAAGAAGAAATGCGAGCCAGAGATTTATTCTTTGCGATGTGGACTTCAGATTTATTCATGAAACGTGTACAGGAAGATTCGACTTGGACTTTGATGTGTCCTAACGAATGTCCAGGTTTGTATGATGTGTACGGAGAAGAATTCGAAGCTTTATATACGGATTATGAATTTAGAGGAAAAGGTAGAAAAACCATCAAAGCACGTGAATTGTGGGAGAAAATCCTAGAGTCACAAATTGAGACCGGAACTCCTTATATGTTGTACAAAGATGCAGCCAACAGAAAATCAAACCAAAAAAATCTAGGTACGATTCGTTCTTCGAATTTGTGCACCGAGATTATGGAATTCACGTCAAGTGATGAGGTGGCAGTTTGTAATTTGGCTTCTATTTCGTTGCCAATGTTCGTTGATAACGGAAAATTCAATCATCAATTGTTGTACGATGTGACCAAACGTGTAACTCGTAACTTAAACAGAGTAATCGACAGAAACTATTATCCTGTAAAAGAAGCCGAAAATTCCAATATGCGTCACAGACCAATTGGTCTTGGGGTACAAGGACTTGCTGATGCTTTTATTATGTTGCGTTTGCCTTTTACAAGTGATGAAGCTAAAACATTAAATCAGGAAATATTCGAAACCCTTTACTTTGCAGCTTGTACAGCTTCTATGGAAATGGCAATCGAAGAAGGTCCTTACTCTACTTTCAAAGGATCTCCAATGTCAAACGGAGAATTTCAACACAATTTGTGGGGAATGAAAGACGAAGAATTATCAGGAAGATGGGACTGGGCTTCACTTAGAAAAGAAGTAGTGAAAAACGGTGTTCGTAACTCATTGTTGGTTGCGCCAATGCCAACCGCTTCGACTTCTCAAATTTTGGGTAACAACGAAGCATTCGAACCTTATACTTCAAATATCTACACAAGACGTGTATTGTCTGGTGAATTTATTGTGGTGAACAAACATTTATTGCACGATTTAGTGAAATTAGGATTGTGGAATGACGACCTGAAACAAGAAATCATGCGTCACAACGGATCGGTTCAAAACATTGATATCATTCCGCAAGATTTGAAAGAATTGTACAAAACCGTTTGGGAAATGTCTATGAAAGACATTATCGATATGTCTCGTCAAAGAGGTTATTTTGTAGATCAGTCACAATCATTAAACTTGTTTATGCAAGATGCCAATTATTCAAAATTAACATCGATGCATTTCTATGCTTGGCAATCAGGTTTAAAAACAGGAATGTATTATTTGAGGACAAAAGCGGCAGTCGATGCAATTAAGTTCACATTAAACAACGATAAAAAACAAGAAGAAATTCCGGTGACAGAAGCAATAGATGTTGAGGATTTCAAAGCTATGTTGCTAAAAGCACAAGCCGCAGATCCTGAAGATTGCGAAATGTGTGGGTCGTAA
- a CDS encoding ribonucleotide-diphosphate reductase subunit beta, whose translation MSQLEPILQENKNRFVIFPIKHHDIWERYKMMEASFWTAEEIDLSQDLNDWNNKLNDDERYFIKHILAFFAASDGIVNENLAENFVNEVQYAEAKFFYGFQIMMENIHSETYSLLIDTYVKDENEKSDLFNALDVFPAIRKKADWALKWIESDSFAERLIAFAAVEGIFFSGAFCSIYWLKKRGLMPGLTFSNELISRDEGVHCDFAVHLHNHHLINKVPKERIRGIIVDALNIEREFITESLPVSLIGMNAGLMTQYLEFVADRLLVELGCDREYNVTNPFDFMDMISLQGKTNFFEKKVAEYQKSGVKVTEGDSQKISFDADF comes from the coding sequence ATGTCTCAACTAGAACCAATTTTACAAGAAAACAAAAATCGTTTCGTGATTTTTCCAATCAAGCATCATGATATTTGGGAAAGATATAAAATGATGGAAGCTAGTTTTTGGACTGCTGAAGAAATTGATTTGTCGCAAGATTTGAATGACTGGAATAATAAGTTAAATGATGATGAGCGTTACTTTATAAAACACATTCTTGCTTTTTTTGCGGCTTCGGATGGGATTGTAAATGAAAATTTAGCCGAAAATTTTGTGAATGAAGTGCAATATGCCGAAGCAAAATTTTTCTATGGTTTCCAAATCATGATGGAAAACATTCATAGCGAAACGTATTCGCTTTTGATCGATACATATGTTAAGGACGAAAACGAAAAATCAGATTTGTTTAATGCATTAGATGTTTTTCCAGCTATTAGAAAAAAAGCAGACTGGGCTTTGAAATGGATTGAATCCGATTCTTTTGCCGAAAGGCTAATTGCTTTTGCAGCGGTAGAAGGAATATTTTTCTCAGGTGCATTTTGTTCTATTTACTGGTTGAAAAAACGTGGATTGATGCCAGGTTTGACTTTTTCTAATGAGTTGATTTCTCGTGATGAAGGAGTTCACTGTGATTTTGCTGTGCATTTACACAATCACCATTTGATTAATAAAGTACCAAAAGAAAGAATAAGAGGCATTATCGTTGATGCTTTGAATATCGAAAGAGAATTTATTACCGAATCACTTCCCGTGAGTTTGATAGGAATGAATGCAGGTTTAATGACTCAATACTTAGAATTTGTTGCCGATAGATTATTGGTAGAATTGGGTTGTGATAGAGAATATAATGTTACCAATCCATTTGATTTCATGGACATGATTTCACTTCAAGGAAAAACTAATTTCTTTGAGAAAAAAGTTGCCGAATATCAAAAATCAGGGGTTAAAGTTACCGAAGGTGATTCCCAAAAAATTAGCTTCGACGCTGATTTTTAG
- a CDS encoding DUF3109 family protein, with translation MFQLGKTIVSEDILEKEFVCNLSACKGACCVDGDAGAPLTLAETKILEEIYPKVKPFLRKQGIEAIEAQGTWINGTDGDMETPLIDNKDCAYVIFDGKTALCGIEQAYNQGIIDWKKPVSCHLYPVRVKDFTEFAAVNYDKWDICDAACSLGQELEVPVYKFVKEALIRRFGEDWYLELEKVAEDLKKGL, from the coding sequence ATGTTTCAACTAGGAAAAACCATCGTCTCGGAGGATATACTCGAAAAAGAATTTGTTTGTAATTTGTCAGCTTGCAAAGGAGCTTGTTGCGTCGATGGAGATGCTGGAGCGCCATTGACTTTGGCAGAAACAAAAATATTGGAGGAAATTTATCCAAAAGTAAAACCATTTTTAAGAAAACAGGGAATTGAAGCTATTGAAGCCCAAGGAACCTGGATAAATGGAACGGATGGGGATATGGAGACTCCACTTATAGACAACAAAGATTGCGCGTATGTTATTTTTGATGGAAAAACTGCTCTTTGTGGAATTGAACAAGCCTATAACCAAGGAATAATAGACTGGAAAAAACCTGTCTCCTGCCATTTGTACCCTGTGCGCGTTAAAGATTTTACAGAGTTTGCCGCAGTCAATTATGACAAATGGGATATTTGTGATGCAGCCTGTTCTTTAGGGCAAGAACTCGAAGTTCCTGTATACAAATTTGTCAAAGAAGCCCTTATTCGTCGCTTTGGCGAAGATTGGTATTTGGAACTTGAAAAAGTGGCCGAAGACTTAAAAAAAGGTTTGTAA
- a CDS encoding MarC family protein, protein MMDFNLKEIITVGMVLFAVIDIVGSIPIIVGLRAKHGHIESEKAALVAGLIMILFLFIGEEFLSLIGIDVHSFAVAGSFVLFFLALEMILGIHIYRDEEASSASIVPLAFPLIAGAGTMTTLLSLRSQFHTVNIVIAIILNIILVYLVLKSSGKIERMLGKNGLGVIRKTFGVVLLAIAVKLFAANVKDLFV, encoded by the coding sequence ATGATGGATTTTAATTTAAAAGAAATAATAACTGTGGGCATGGTGCTTTTTGCAGTAATTGATATCGTTGGGTCTATTCCTATAATAGTAGGATTGAGAGCCAAACACGGCCATATCGAATCAGAAAAAGCAGCATTAGTGGCAGGATTGATTATGATTTTGTTTTTATTTATTGGAGAGGAATTTTTAAGTCTAATAGGGATTGACGTTCATTCATTTGCAGTAGCAGGATCTTTTGTGTTATTCTTTTTGGCTCTGGAAATGATTTTAGGAATTCATATTTATAGAGATGAAGAAGCGAGTTCTGCCTCAATTGTTCCATTAGCATTCCCGTTAATTGCCGGAGCTGGAACTATGACTACATTACTTTCTTTGCGCTCACAATTTCATACTGTAAATATTGTAATTGCAATTATTTTAAACATTATACTAGTGTATTTAGTCTTAAAATCATCTGGTAAAATCGAAAGAATGCTAGGAAAAAACGGACTTGGCGTGATACGCAAGACATTTGGAGTTGTACTTTTGGCTATTGCTGTTAAATTATTCGCCGCTAATGTTAAAGATTTGTTTGTCTAA
- a CDS encoding NAD(P)/FAD-dependent oxidoreductase encodes MFDVLIIGGGVSGVSCAQVLGSAFRKPFASNKKIGIFTHQKASSLQEAVFFNAYGITPGKLGSDLLIESIDHLNSTYPHILQIPDEKVLKIEGHYPDFTVITNKKLYHTQNIVIGIGSANTFAIEGLMQFVEPHKKALPEKKRIQLKNTDHKVADGIYVIGTLAGWRSQLSIAAGSGAAVATDLLTLWNDGIQTHSHDSIRK; translated from the coding sequence GTGTTTGATGTTCTCATTATAGGCGGTGGTGTATCTGGCGTTTCATGTGCTCAAGTACTGGGATCTGCCTTTAGAAAACCATTTGCATCCAATAAAAAAATTGGAATTTTCACCCATCAAAAAGCTTCTTCACTTCAAGAAGCTGTTTTTTTCAATGCTTACGGCATTACCCCGGGCAAATTAGGTTCAGATTTGCTAATTGAAAGTATTGACCATTTAAATAGTACCTATCCTCATATTCTTCAGATTCCTGACGAAAAAGTATTGAAAATAGAAGGTCATTATCCAGATTTTACTGTTATTACAAATAAAAAATTGTACCATACGCAAAACATTGTTATTGGAATTGGTTCGGCCAATACTTTTGCCATCGAAGGTTTGATGCAATTTGTAGAACCTCACAAAAAAGCACTACCAGAAAAAAAAAGAATCCAGCTTAAGAATACCGACCACAAAGTAGCTGATGGTATTTACGTGATAGGAACACTTGCAGGATGGAGAAGCCAATTGTCTATTGCTGCTGGAAGTGGCGCTGCTGTTGCTACAGATTTACTTACATTATGGAATGATGGTATTCAGACCCATTCTCACGACAGTATTCGAAAATAA